One genomic segment of Brassica napus cultivar Da-Ae chromosome A3, Da-Ae, whole genome shotgun sequence includes these proteins:
- the LOC106443375 gene encoding heavy metal-associated isoprenylated plant protein 13-like: MTAQKSVLQLSVHEERIRKKAWKTVSKCSGVTSVAMDDKTGKMTVVGEVDVPNLVKKLRKICTADVVSVEVVKPPEKKEPEKPKQPEVIVNPVAYWSNQYQYHPATYASSYCPPCGYSRVVVEEPGPCVIL, translated from the exons ATGACTGCGCAG AAATCTGTGTTGCAACTGAGTGTTCACGAGGAAAGGATCAGGAAGAAAGCGTGGAAGACCGTTTCTAAGTGTTCAG gAGTTACTTCGGTAGCAATGGATGACAAAACCGGGAAAATGACGGTGGTGGGAGAAGTTGATGTACCAAACCTCGTAAAGAAGCTAAGGAAGATATGTACCGCAGATGTCGTTTCGGTAGAAGTTGTTAAACCACCTGAGAAAAAGGAACCGGAGAAACCGAAACAACCCGAGGTTATTGTCAACCCGGTTGCCTATTGGAGCAACCAGTACCAATACCATCCTGCTACATATGCAAGTTCTTATTGTCCACCATGCGGGTATTCTAGAGTTGTGGTGGAGGAACCAGGGCCTTGTGTGATTTTGTAA